A genomic stretch from Georgenia muralis includes:
- a CDS encoding ribonuclease J → MSHPHPELSLPGPIPAGGLRIVPLGGLGEVGRNMTVFEHAGRLLVVDCGVLFPEDHQPGVDLILPDFDYIADRLDDIEAVVLTHGHEDHIGAVPYLLRLRDDIPLIGSQLTLAFIEAKLKEHRIPPVTLVVKEGQVEQVGPFTLEFVAVNHSIPDALAVMIRTAAGNVLHTGDFKMDQLPLDDRITDLRAFARLGEEGVDLFMVDSTNAEVPGFTAHERDIGPVLDNVFHQAEGQIVVASFASHVHRVQQVLDAAALHDRKVALVGRSMVRNMTIAADLGYLKVPPNTLIDVKRIDDHAPSRTVLMATGSQGEPMAALSRIANRDHRVSVGPGDTVIFASSLIPGNENSVFRVINGLMRLGAKVVHQGNAKVHVSGHASAGELLYCYNIVRPRNVMPVHGEIRHLVANGAIAVQTGVPAERVVLAEDGVVVDLLDGRARIAGAVPCGYVYVDGSSVGEITDAELKDRRILGEEGFISIFAVVDTATGKVLTGPHIQARGMAEDDSVFDAILPDVREALAEVVGRGNADTHQMQQTMRRVVGRWTAKRLRRSPMIIPTVIEA, encoded by the coding sequence GTGAGTCATCCGCACCCAGAGCTGTCCCTGCCCGGTCCGATCCCCGCCGGGGGCCTGCGCATCGTCCCGCTCGGGGGCCTGGGCGAGGTCGGCCGGAACATGACCGTCTTCGAGCACGCGGGCAGGCTGCTCGTCGTCGACTGCGGGGTCCTGTTCCCCGAGGACCACCAGCCCGGCGTGGACCTCATCCTCCCCGACTTCGACTACATCGCCGACCGGCTCGACGACATCGAGGCCGTCGTGCTCACCCACGGGCACGAGGACCACATCGGCGCGGTGCCCTACCTCCTGCGCCTGCGCGACGACATCCCGCTCATCGGCTCCCAGCTGACCCTGGCGTTCATCGAGGCCAAGCTCAAGGAGCACCGGATCCCGCCGGTGACCCTGGTCGTCAAGGAGGGGCAGGTCGAGCAGGTCGGCCCTTTCACCCTCGAGTTCGTCGCCGTGAACCACTCCATCCCGGACGCGCTCGCGGTGATGATCCGCACGGCCGCCGGCAACGTCCTGCACACCGGCGACTTCAAGATGGACCAGCTCCCGCTGGACGACCGCATCACCGACCTGCGTGCCTTCGCCCGCCTCGGCGAGGAGGGCGTGGACCTGTTCATGGTCGACTCGACCAACGCCGAGGTGCCCGGGTTCACGGCCCACGAGCGCGACATCGGCCCGGTCCTGGACAACGTCTTCCACCAGGCCGAGGGGCAGATCGTCGTGGCGAGCTTCGCCTCCCACGTCCACCGGGTCCAGCAGGTGCTCGACGCCGCCGCCCTCCACGACCGCAAGGTGGCCCTGGTGGGCCGGTCGATGGTGCGCAACATGACGATCGCGGCGGACCTGGGCTACCTCAAGGTGCCGCCGAACACCCTCATCGACGTCAAGCGCATCGACGACCACGCCCCGTCCCGGACCGTCCTCATGGCCACCGGGTCCCAGGGCGAACCCATGGCCGCGCTGAGCCGGATCGCCAACCGCGACCACCGGGTCTCGGTGGGCCCGGGCGACACGGTGATCTTCGCCAGCTCGCTCATCCCCGGCAACGAGAACTCGGTCTTCCGCGTCATCAACGGCCTCATGCGGCTCGGTGCCAAGGTCGTCCACCAGGGCAACGCCAAGGTGCACGTCTCCGGCCACGCCAGCGCCGGGGAGCTGCTGTACTGCTACAACATCGTCCGGCCCAGGAACGTCATGCCGGTGCACGGCGAGATCCGCCACCTCGTGGCCAACGGCGCGATCGCGGTCCAGACCGGGGTGCCCGCCGAGCGGGTCGTGCTCGCCGAGGACGGCGTCGTCGTCGACCTCCTCGACGGCCGGGCCCGCATCGCCGGTGCCGTCCCGTGCGGGTACGTCTACGTCGACGGCTCGAGCGTGGGGGAGATCACCGACGCCGAGCTCAAGGACCGGCGGATCCTCGGCGAGGAGGGCTTCATCTCGATCTTCGCCGTGGTCGACACCGCCACCGGGAAGGTGCTCACCGGCCCGCACATCCAGGCCCGCGGCATGGCGGAGGACGACTCCGTCTTCGACGCGATCCTGCCCGACGTGCGCGAGGCGCTCGCCGAGGTCGTCGGCCGCGGCAACGCCGACACCCACCAGATGCAGCAGACGATGCGCCGCGTCGTGGGTCGCTGGACCGCCAAGCGCCTGCGCCGCAGCCCGATGATCATCCCCACCGTCATCGAGGCCTGA